In the genome of Pseudoglutamicibacter cumminsii, one region contains:
- the zapE gene encoding cell division protein ZapE, protein MATIHKLTDITPNVAAEALLDGMHPSYRFGEVSFDTYIPDPSQPSQAAAVKRLQEFAEAVNADASPSKGLMKLFGKKKKAKGPAGIYLDGGFGVGKTHLLASLWHATEGKRAFGTFVEYTNLVGALTFPRAVEILKTYNLVCIDEFELDDPGDTVLMSRLMRELADAGVKLAATSNTLPGALGEGRFAAQDFQREIQVLADQFEIIRVDGEDYRHRGLPDAPEPMADGELLSFAEERYPDAHIAEDDFPQLVDHLSKVHPSRYRKLLSDTDVLVLHNVETITNQAIALRFVVFADRLYDKDVPIVASGESFDHLFTEEMMAGGYMKKYFRAVSRLTALVREGQGAAS, encoded by the coding sequence GTGGCAACCATTCACAAGTTGACCGACATTACTCCCAACGTCGCCGCAGAGGCGCTCCTTGACGGTATGCACCCGTCGTACCGGTTTGGTGAGGTGTCTTTCGACACATACATCCCGGACCCTTCTCAGCCGAGCCAGGCCGCTGCGGTGAAGCGTTTGCAGGAGTTCGCCGAGGCCGTCAACGCGGATGCTTCGCCATCTAAAGGCCTCATGAAGTTGTTCGGCAAGAAGAAAAAGGCGAAGGGACCGGCGGGTATTTATCTCGACGGCGGCTTCGGTGTCGGTAAGACCCACCTTTTGGCGTCGCTGTGGCACGCGACGGAAGGCAAGCGCGCATTCGGCACGTTTGTTGAGTACACGAACCTCGTGGGTGCCCTCACGTTCCCGCGCGCGGTTGAGATCCTCAAGACCTACAACCTCGTGTGCATCGACGAGTTCGAGCTCGACGACCCGGGCGACACTGTCTTGATGTCCCGCTTGATGCGCGAACTGGCCGACGCCGGGGTCAAGCTGGCGGCGACATCGAACACTTTGCCTGGTGCGTTGGGGGAGGGCCGATTCGCAGCCCAGGACTTCCAGCGTGAGATCCAGGTTTTGGCGGATCAGTTCGAGATCATCCGCGTGGACGGTGAGGATTACCGTCACCGTGGTCTCCCTGACGCTCCTGAGCCGATGGCTGACGGTGAGCTGTTGTCGTTTGCTGAGGAACGTTACCCGGATGCTCACATCGCTGAGGATGACTTCCCGCAGCTCGTGGATCACTTGTCTAAGGTTCACCCGTCGCGTTACCGCAAGCTTCTGAGCGATACCGATGTGCTGGTCCTGCATAACGTCGAGACCATCACTAACCAGGCCATCGCGTTGCGGTTTGTGGTTTTCGCTGACCGCCTCTACGACAAGGACGTGCCAATCGTCGCTTCCGGCGAGTCCTTCGACCACCTCTTCACCGAAGAAATGATGGCCGGCGGCTACATGAAGAAATACTTCCGCGCTGTGTCTCGTTTGACCGCGCTGGTCCGCGAAGGCCAGGGCGCCGCATCCTAA
- a CDS encoding DUF3817 domain-containing protein: MTTTPPTHAVTPRLLFRTFAIAEIFTWAGLIAALILRALDVTNIVPIAGGIHGFVFLSYATSTVFVWVNQKWPARIGVTGVLLAVVPFATLPFDLYVDRKGLLKGGWRLAPGGDEPRGFIEHVQAWILRHVWLAIVLLVAFVAVLFVTLLWLGPPVPRN, translated from the coding sequence ATGACAACGACACCTCCGACTCATGCCGTCACCCCGCGCCTGCTTTTCCGCACCTTCGCGATCGCGGAGATCTTCACGTGGGCGGGGCTCATTGCCGCGCTGATCCTGCGCGCGCTCGATGTCACCAACATCGTGCCGATCGCCGGCGGTATCCACGGCTTCGTCTTCCTGAGCTACGCGACGTCGACGGTTTTCGTGTGGGTCAACCAGAAGTGGCCTGCACGCATCGGTGTAACGGGTGTTTTACTGGCCGTTGTGCCGTTCGCGACCCTGCCGTTTGACCTCTACGTTGACCGCAAGGGGCTCTTGAAAGGCGGATGGCGGCTCGCTCCAGGTGGCGACGAGCCACGCGGCTTTATCGAACACGTGCAGGCATGGATCTTGCGTCACGTATGGCTCGCGATTGTGCTGCTAGTTGCTTTCGTGGCGGTGCTGTTTGTGACGCTGCTGTGGCTCGGCCCGCCGGTGCCACGAAACTAA
- a CDS encoding DUF2871 family protein, giving the protein MKKLLNASLIYMIAGLSAGVFYREFTKINEFPEGQFTQLGVAHTHLLALGFMASLIFLVIEKAFAISRSPKLFGWFFWLYNAGVIVTSAMMIWHGTLTVLGKESSAMISGIAGLGHIAITAALIVFFVALRRAVKTSATASSATEAASA; this is encoded by the coding sequence GTGAAGAAGCTCCTCAACGCATCCTTGATCTACATGATCGCAGGCTTGAGCGCGGGCGTGTTTTATCGTGAATTCACCAAGATCAACGAGTTCCCAGAGGGCCAGTTCACTCAGCTCGGCGTTGCCCACACGCACTTGCTCGCGCTCGGCTTCATGGCGTCCCTGATTTTCCTCGTGATCGAGAAAGCTTTTGCGATCTCCCGAAGCCCTAAGCTGTTCGGCTGGTTCTTCTGGCTTTACAACGCGGGTGTCATCGTAACCTCTGCGATGATGATCTGGCACGGAACCCTCACGGTGCTCGGCAAGGAATCCTCCGCGATGATCTCCGGCATCGCAGGCCTTGGCCACATCGCGATCACAGCGGCCCTCATCGTCTTCTTCGTGGCACTGCGCCGCGCCGTCAAAACCAGCGCAACCGCATCTAGCGCTACCGAAGCGGCCTCTGCATAA
- a CDS encoding cytochrome: MTQPLLAHQTSLGRMYSRTVDGLPEVPSITTVISRHAVDMTGWAGHMAATAVINDARLAGSVGNKVQLKQIARQASSAAEKYRDEAAARGDRVHNYAEHKALRELGRPHEAAQMREKLKEHGEGAYADRFDEWWDLYGVKPIEPEVTIWNHTVGYAGTLDLVAEIGGVTCLIDYKTRGTTRDGRVKAPDPKVVMQLAAGAQAEEYLSDPENGTWEPWPFPKDSVLLAVALGETEVLPMRAQPHSLENAWKRFWALRQVWETESVAFSAAAELQPVPPPAARSMTPHAQ; the protein is encoded by the coding sequence ATGACACAGCCACTGCTCGCGCATCAGACCTCGTTGGGGCGAATGTATTCCCGCACTGTTGACGGCCTTCCCGAAGTCCCGTCGATTACCACCGTGATTTCCCGTCACGCAGTAGACATGACGGGGTGGGCTGGGCACATGGCGGCGACTGCCGTTATTAACGATGCGCGACTGGCTGGTTCGGTAGGCAACAAGGTTCAGCTCAAGCAGATTGCGCGGCAAGCGTCCTCAGCTGCTGAGAAGTACCGCGACGAGGCTGCGGCCCGTGGCGACCGGGTCCACAATTATGCCGAACACAAGGCGCTGCGCGAGCTGGGTCGGCCGCACGAGGCCGCGCAGATGCGTGAAAAACTGAAGGAGCATGGGGAAGGCGCCTACGCAGATCGTTTCGACGAATGGTGGGACCTCTACGGGGTCAAACCGATCGAACCCGAAGTCACCATCTGGAATCACACGGTCGGTTACGCTGGAACGCTCGATCTTGTCGCCGAGATCGGGGGAGTGACCTGCCTCATCGATTACAAGACGCGCGGAACCACCCGCGACGGCCGGGTCAAAGCCCCGGACCCTAAAGTCGTGATGCAGCTCGCCGCCGGCGCGCAAGCCGAGGAGTACTTGAGCGACCCTGAGAACGGAACATGGGAGCCCTGGCCCTTCCCGAAAGATAGCGTGCTGTTGGCCGTCGCACTCGGTGAAACCGAAGTACTACCCATGCGAGCGCAACCGCACAGCCTCGAAAACGCATGGAAACGGTTCTGGGCCCTACGCCAAGTTTGGGAAACCGAATCCGTGGCATTCAGCGCCGCTGCCGAACTCCAACCCGTCCCGCCACCAGCCGCACGCTCAATGACGCCGCATGCTCAATGA
- the def gene encoding peptide deformylase — MTVHAIRTVGDPVLRTVADPVTTFDAPLAALAQDMHETMNDVNGVGLAGPQIGISKRIFTYNIDGHVGTVCNPVLEILDEETVEDDRTIEGCLSVPGIQMPLERPKKVRLTGVDITGEELEIIADGLLARCFQHETDHLNGKLFIDRLTGEERRRAQQTLRHNTYQSNVDHVQDQRAATIGSAFSNNTGNSFLRS; from the coding sequence GTGACAGTTCACGCGATTCGAACAGTAGGGGACCCGGTCCTACGTACCGTGGCAGATCCCGTCACCACATTCGATGCACCACTAGCCGCACTAGCTCAAGACATGCACGAAACCATGAATGACGTCAACGGCGTCGGCCTGGCCGGCCCACAGATCGGCATCAGCAAACGAATCTTCACCTACAACATCGACGGCCACGTCGGCACAGTCTGCAATCCCGTCCTCGAAATCCTGGACGAAGAAACCGTCGAAGACGACCGCACCATCGAAGGGTGCTTGTCCGTTCCCGGGATCCAAATGCCGCTGGAACGCCCCAAGAAAGTGCGTCTCACCGGCGTTGACATCACCGGTGAGGAACTCGAAATCATCGCCGATGGCCTCCTCGCGCGCTGCTTCCAGCACGAAACCGACCACCTCAATGGCAAACTTTTCATCGACCGACTTACAGGTGAAGAGCGCCGCCGCGCACAACAAACCCTGCGCCACAACACGTACCAAAGCAACGTTGATCACGTGCAAGACCAACGCGCCGCCACCATCGGGAGCGCCTTTTCAAACAACACCGGCAACTCATTCCTCAGGAGCTGA